The genomic stretch TAGACATATAATTCTTCAGGCGAATATGATTTCAGGCGGTCAATATGCTGCTGTTCATAAGTTCTTTCAGAAGACATAACTAATCTAGTTGCTTAATTCCCTGGCTTAAGAAGCCAGAGCGCTAAATTCACTCGACCTCCTGTTATTCCTTCCTTGAAATGTCTTTGTTGTGTTCCCTCCCCACTGTATTCCACACATTAAGAGTTAACACAGATCGTTACACAGCATATTATATGAAACATGCTGAGTCGAAGAAGTAAACAAAATTCTGTCGTTACCAAGGGGAAAGATAGTGATGCCGGTATCACAGGGCAAAATCGAAAGGTGGAGCGAGGCGGGGTACAGGGCGGGGTTGAAGGTTAAATCCCAACAGCTAAAAACAAAAAAAAATCTGACTGTTGCGGATTTAGGGGAGGGGGGCTTTGACATAAACAACCATATGATTATCATTGGAAAGTTAGATCGCAACATCATAACTACCATGATAACTGTATGGAGGTATTAATGCTTAACTCATCCCCGAGAGCAAATTGTACAATATGTGTTCCTTTTGACAAAGCAGGGTCTGTATATCAGGCGGAATACCCACAGGGCTATCGTCGCCAACTTGATGACATCATAAAAAAATCCCGAACTTTTCCCTCCTGACATCAAAAACGGATATCGGATGAAAGACGGTTATGTCTCAAAAAAGCTCAACATCAAAATACGACGAATACAAATAGCAGGGCGAAGCTATACTGTGCGTCCGTCATTCGTAATGCCTTACATGACCGCTTTTACTGATGATGCCGAAAAAGCACTATTTCTGAGTAAATTCTATGTTCCCGCATGGGGAATTGCTCGTATTTTTGGCAAAAACGGTCCGTATTGGTATCGTATGGCCAGCAGTCTCGGACGGTTCAGTCTTGTCGGAACAACCGTTAGAGATCCCAGAAAATTGCCTTTGCATATAGCCGCCGACGAAAAACACACGAAAATTCGAGGTGAAAAGTGTTATATCCCGACAACTGTCGGCTGCGGATGCATTCTCGGCGCGGCAGTCGCTGAAAATGCAGGTAACGTCGATTTACTCCGTGGATACGATGTTTTCAGACGGGAGGCCTTGGACTTAGATCCCTCTTATTCGCCTGAGACGGTCAATATCGACGGTTGGGCTGCCACACGAAATGCGTTCCGTCACCTTTTTCCGACAATAATCAATAGGGTCAGACTCGATTGATTTTTTGACGATATTCCTCTGATTTTCTATCGCCGCCTTTCTGCTTGGGAGTCATTTGACGATTGATCCTTACTTCTATCTTTTCCTTAAAATAAGCACTTCCCAGCACCCATGCTTTGTTGGTCGCCTCCCGAATTTCTTTGAGTGAAGTCCCATCCAGTTGCTGATCAAATAAGGCTCTGTACATTTCTCTCCGTTTCTCCGAGGTCTCTGCCAAGGCCTGATAAAAAGGGTGGGGAGTAACCATATTATCATGTTTTCCCAAAGCATTCATGCGATAACTGGACCAAGGGTACTCGGCGGGGTGATTGACCATCTCTGCCCGTACCGGATTCATTTCTATATAGCGATAACAGGTGAGGGCATATTGTTCGCTGTCGATGAGCGTCGCTTTATAGCGGCCTTCCCATAATGTCCCTTGTGCGCTGATAGGTGTGATTGAAATATTGCACATAATAGCGACCGATCATCTGCATGGTTTTAGAGATGCCATCCTTTTCATGGGGTGTGATCAGGAGATGAACATGGTTGGTCATCAGGACATAGGCATGGACATCGCAGGTGTGTTTTTCGCAGGCTGCCTGTAATTTTTCCAGATAAAACCGGTAATCTTCATCGGCGGAGAATATCGGTTCCCGGTTGTTTCCGCGTATAATCACATGCTGGGGGTGGTCGACTAAAACGAAACGAGGATGGCGAGGCATAGCGGGTCCTGTTGGAGAGAGATTTGCAGGACAATGTATTCTGTTATGGAGACAAGGGGATGGCTCTGCTCCTATTATAATTGATTATATTAACAAAATAAATCGAGTCTGACCCTATTGATTTGTTGGCTCAATGGCTCAACGTACTGACCCTTATATCCATTTCTTTCGCTTGAACAGCCAAACCTGCCCGATTGCGACGATCAGCAACAAGACGCAGAAAATGGCGAAGGCCCAGTGGTTCTCTGTGCCAGGAATGCCGCCGACGTTGATGCCTAGTAGCCCGGTTAGAAGGCCAAGTGGCAGAAAGATCCCCGCAACGATTGATAATATGTACATCGTCTTGTTCATTTGCTCCGCTAGGCGACCATTGAGTTCTTCCTGCATTACGGTTGCCCGATCCCGAATAGCATCAAGATCTTCAACATAGCGCGTTGTGCGGTCTGCGATTTCCCTTAGACGCATGCGTTCCATCTCGTTGAGCCAATCAACCTTCTCGTTGTATAAACGAACCATTACGTCACGCTGCGGCGCCAGATAACGGCGCATGGAGATAGCAACCCGGCGAATATTCGCAATCTTCTGGCGAAGCTCATAGGTCTGCTCAGCGATCACTTCGTCTTCGAGTGCATCAACGGAATCGTCAACGTCGGAGATAACACCACCCATTCGCAGTACAAGACGATCGGCCAGATCCTCCAAAAATCCGCCAGAACTCACTGGGCCATTTCCCGCCTCAACAGCCTGACAAAGATCGTTTATCGCCATCAAACGACGGTGCCGTAACGTCACTATGCGATCTGAATCGATCCAGAAGCGGATGGATACCATATCCTCCGGATCCATACCCGGATTGAGATTCACACCGCGCAGAATCACCAGCATGCCACCCTTGTGCACGAAGCTCCTCGGACGTGTTTCTTCTGTCGTCAATGCCTCAACTATGACAGGTTCAATCCCGCTATTGTTTTGCAGCCACTCTCGCGCCGCACTTCCGGTGTAGTCCAGGTGAACCCAGAGAGGTCCGTCCTCTGGACGCCACTTTTTGACACCGTCCAGTTCCAGTTGACTGCCGCCTCCGCTTCCGTCCAGTGCGAAGGCAAAGATAAGTCCGCTGTTGTCGTTCATAGGTCTCTCCTTTTGTGCCGAACGGGCGCTGTTGAGCCGCGAGACTCGCAGGCACAGAAGAGAAAGTGCTGTTTTTTCTTTTCCGTGCCGAGAATCGCAGTCGGTTCCAACGTGTTGGATAGGTGGAGCGCGTAGCGCGTAACCTGTTCAACTCGTTGGAGGAACTCGACAGCGCCCGATAGGATGGACCGCTGAAAGTGAGCTTGCGAGCGGAGCGGTCCATCCTATCAGTATTAATAAGTGGAAATTTGTCCTGCTATTGACCGTAATAGGTACCGCAGAATCAATAGGGTCAGACTCGATTGATTTCTATTGATTTCTGCGTGATATTTTTTTTAAAATTACTCTCACCGTACGGCAGTTTCATATTGTTTTTATTTAATATTAATGATTATCAAGTTGAAAAGCCTATTTGGTATGGAATTTCATCAGGTTCCGCATATTCAATACAATGATTATTTGCCAATAACGACGTAATGGTCTGTTGACTGACATCAAAGTATTCCGCCGCATCGTCAACAGCTTCATCGGAGAAATCATTTTGCAAAAGTCAACCAACCCATTAATGGGACATAAAAATTCAGCGGCAAACGCTCTCTGATACTTTTGTCTGGCTGTACCCAGGTCTGTATTCGTGAGCCAGCGATCCATACCGCTATAAAAAAAATCACCTATATAACGAGACAACTCAAATCGCTTACTCATAGGATGCTTTTTACGAGGTACAAATTTTATATGACGGCTGCTGGTCGGTATTCCCACGGATACACTGACTCGTCCATCCGGCTCCCATTTATCCGCATCGCATGATGCGACACCCAACAAATCGAAAAGATCATTCGTTTTGACTGGTCCGTTTTCATTACAAATTTCTTTTCTTATCCGGTGAGCGTCTTCCACAGCCAACCTCCATGGAGCCGAATGTCCTTCGGCTCGCTTCTCGTCCGCCGCCGTCGAAAATGTCGGTTTTCCTAAAACGCCCGTCGCATGCATAAAATGCTCGATCGGTTGAAGAGGTTTTCCTCGGGCGTTTTTTCCATAAATCGGGGCTAATTCCGACAAGGTCTCTTCACCATAATCCCGGCGCAATTGGAGAGCATAATGCATTGCCTCCGAGGAGCATTCATCAGGATCAAAACCCATAAGAGCTTCCAGTTTTCTGTAAATGAAAGATTCTTCTTCCTGCTGCTCATCCATAATTATCTTGAAAAGCTCTGAGAGGTCAGAACCCGGCACTCCGACCGCATCCAACCTATTGGCTATGGTCGATATAAAATCAACAAGAACGTTTTGAAATTCAGAAACAGAAATGGAAATCGGAGAGGTTACCCCATTAAGGTATCTGACGGACTGCCGACATTGCGTATCTGAAGGCGATGCCCATATTTGAATATTCTCGCTGTCGCTTGCGAAGAGTAACTTCGGCCAGACAAAACCATGATTAGCCGCTCCCAATTCGTGAGCCATACGCCAGTGCGTCGTAAGTTTTCCACGGGGCGGTAAAGGCTCGTAAAGGAGCCTCCACCAGGACTGTAAAATCCATAACGCCAAGGGATAAGTTGAGACAACAATGCTCTCCTGGATAGATTGAGACCAGATGTTTTCGTTTTTGTCAGATTGAAATCTTCGACATATACTTCAAGCTGCGCCATTGTGTTACTCAATTCAGGTTCTCCGGCTCCCGGATTCAACCATTTTTGGCGAAACTCAAATTTTTTCATAACGTGCCTTCCATTCCTTGATTACTTCATGCGAAAACGGATCTGATTCCGGCATCGGATAGCCATGATACACTCCCATCGCAGAATTTTCCAACTGAGCCTCCAAAGGCTCGCCCGCATCAGTGACCGCCCATATATTCTGAGGCCATTTCCCCTTCATTTGACAGCTCATCATACCTTTTTTTAATCCATCCCGGAGATAGCCGACAGCAACTTTCTTGGAAAATATCTGAACAGCATCGCAAAGGGACTTAGCTGGCCTTGGTGCCGATGGCGGGGTTAAAGCAAAATCACCGGGATTCTTCTTATGTTCTGGATTACCACCATATTGTACTTTTTCAACCAAAGAGTCGTACAGTCCCATATTATCGTCAGTGCGAGACTGAATTTTCCTTTTTGTGTTAAACCGATCAGGTCTTCGTCGCATAGCTTATCTCGCCGTACGGCAGTTTCATATTGTTTTTCTTGAAGATTAATGGGTGAACGGGTCAATTCGCTGTCTTCCAGATCTGTAGGGGCACGGCGCACCGTGCCCCTACGCCACCCGGCATAACGCTGCTGACCGTCTACATCCGCAACACCACATGCTCCATATCCGCATCTGACCGGTTATGACTGATACTGAAACCCAGCTTGGCCACCAGCCGAAGCATTTCATTATTATTACGGAGTATATCCCCTTCCATAGTCTGCAAGCCATGACTGCGGGCCGTATCAATGAGATGACGCATCAGCAGATGAGCAAGCCCCTGACGCTGCCATTTATCGGAAATAACAATGGCAAACTCGCAGCTTCTGCCGTCCGGGTTAATAATATAGCGGGCAACCCCGATCTGGGTTTCCTTGCCGTCCTGCTCCACCACCGCAATCAGGGCCATCTCCCGATTATAATCAATCTGGGTAAAGCTGGTCAACATCTGCGGACTGAGCTCTGCAAGGGATTGCATAAAACGGAAGTACTTAGACTGCTCGGAAAGATTCCGGACAAACTCCTGCTCAATCTCGGCATCCTCCGGCCGGATGGGACGAATCACCATGTCGGTTCCATTGGGCAATTGCCGACTGGTCACCAGATGGGCTGGATAGGGATAGATGGCCATGTGACTGTAGCGATCAGCGGTCTGGGTATGATAATCCACCACAATGCGGGCATCCACCGCAACAGCCCCCTTTTCATCCACAATCAGAGGATTGATGTCCAACTCCTTGACCAAGGGCAGCTCACAGGCAATCTCTGAAACCCGCAATAACACCTGTTCCAAAGATTCAATATCAACCTCGGGCATATGGCGAAAGGCACCGAGCAGCTTGGAGACTCTGGTGCGACTGATCAGATCCCGGACCAACCGCCGGTTCAGCGGAGGCAGGGTCACGGCCCGATCACCCATCACTTCCACAGAGATACCACCCGCACCAAAGGTGATCACCGGGCCGAAGACCGGATCAGTAACAAGGCCGACCAATAATTCTCTTCCATTGGGTCGCTGGAGCATGGGCTCAATGGTCACACCATCAATCCGAGCCTCCGGGCGATTCTTCTTTACCTCGTTGAGCATCTCGTTATAGGCGCTGCGGGCTGCCTGGGCATTAGAGATCCCTAGCCGCACCCCGCCTGCGTCGGATTTATGGGTGATGTCCGGCGAGTTGATCTTCAGGGCAATGGGAAAACCGATGCTTTCCGCCTGGACCAGGGTCTCGTTGGGAGAGCGGACAATACTGGCACTGGCCGTGGGAATACGAAAGGCATGGAGCACAGCCTTGGATTCCGCCTCACTGAGGATCTTGCGGCCTTCACCGAGCACACTCTCAATAATCAGACGCGCCCCTTCTACGTCTGGAGCCTTGTCCCGTGATATGGGACCCGGTGTTTCCAAAAGCAATTTCTGGTTACGACTGTAGTTAACCAGATAGGAAAAGGCATCCACTGCTGTTTCCGGGGTATTAAAGGTGGGGATGTCCGCCTCGCGCAAAATGCGACGACCTTCCGCCACCTGAATCTCGCCCATCCAGCAGGTCAACAGGGGTTTGCCACCGGTTTTTAGAGCAACCAAGGATTTCGCCACCCCGGCAGGATCAGTCATGGCCTGGGGTGTCAGCAGGACCAGTAACCCGTCTACACCGGGATCCTGCATGCAGATCTCTACGGCTTGGGTATAACGCTCCGGGGTTGCATCCCCGATAATATCCACCGGATTATTCTTGGACCAGGTAGGCGGCAGGATCTCGTCCAACTTATTCATGGTCGCTTGGCTCAGATCGGCCAGGGGCAGATCCAGATCAGCCAGATGATCTGTGGCCATCACGCCAGGGCCGCCCCCGTTGGTAATGATCACCAGACGGTCGCCAGCTGCTTTAATGGGATAGGTCAGGGTACCGGCGGCTGAAAAGAGGTTGGCAATGCGCATACCGCGCACCACACCGGCCCGACGCAAGGCGCTGTCAAAGACATCGTCCGCTCCGACCAGAGCACCGGTATGCGACATAGCGGCCTTTGACCCGCTGGCATGGCGACCGACCTTGAGGGCGATAACCGGCTTGATTCGGGCTGCGGCCCGCAATCCGCTCATAAAGGAAAGCGCATCATGGATGCCTTCAATATACAGGAGGATGCTCTTGGTTTTCGGATCACTGACCAGATAATCGAGAATATCACCGAAATCAATATCAGCGGAGATCCCGGTGGAGACCACAGCGGAAAAGCCGATATCATTGGCTGCTGCCCAGTCCAGGATGGCCGTACACAGGGCGCCGGATTGAGACACCAGGGCAATACTTCCCTCATTGGCATTTCCCTTATTAAAGGTGCAATTGAGCCCGGTGCTCGGTCGCATCAGACCTAAGCAGTTGGGCCCCATAACCCGCATGCCGTAGCGATGGGCGTTTTCCACCACGGCCCGTTCCAGCTTTAACCCCTGCGGACCGACTTCGCGAAAACCTGCCGAAATGACCACGGCATCCTTGATACCGTACGTACCGCAGGCCTCGATGATGCCGGGTACGGTTGCTGCCGGGGTGGTGATGACCGCAAGATCAACGGGTTTCCGGATGCTCTTGAGATCAGGAAAGGCCTTGCGTCCCTGTACCTTTTTATGCTTCGGATTAATCGGAAAAACATCGCCTTTAAAACCGCCTTCAATCATATTCTTAAAGACCAGGCTACCCACCGCTCCCTCCCGGTCGCTGGCACCAAAAACGGCAACAGCGTCCGGCTCAAACAGTTTGTTCAGATAATGCTTACCCATGATTGCTCGCTGGTTGAATTTCTCTTGTCCAACTACCTTACTGTTTACTGCGAAAAAAACAAGAATACAGAAAGTAACGACGCTTTCTCCTATGCGCCGAGACTATCAATGAGAGCCGAAATACAGTCGGCACAGCGAGAGATTGAGCGCAGGATTGTAAAATCCATTATGTTTGATTGACATCTCCTTAGTTTCACCCTACATTGTTCGAGTTGATCCGTCGTAACAAGCCGTAACAGTAACTTCACGCAATATACTTCACGCAACTTCCTTACCAGATAAGGATTATTATGTCTTTTTCAAAGCAACACGGGGTGGTTAAAAATATCAAAAATTTTCTGGCAAATATCTTCGGCTCCCCGAAAGAAACCGTCTCGCCTGCAAAACAGAACCGGGACGAGCAGACAGCCTCGGTTGCAGGAGACGACAAGACTCTTCTTCAGCAGGAAAGGCCAACTCGACAGACAGCCTCTGGAGAACAACCGTACTCAGGAGGAGACTCCGAAGACATGGCCCAAGGATTTCTTGCCGCCGGGTTTGCTTCCTCCTCTAGTACGAGCAGTACAGATAATGATAGCACAGGTCACGATCAAAATAATGCCCGAGAAACAGGCAAACAAGAGGAGCATGAGGCTACTCCTGATTCTGACGATCTAGTTACGGGCGGGCTCTACGCTATTCAAGAACAGGAAGATGCCCCGTATTGGTTGGCAAAGTTGATTTATGCAGAAAAACATGTCGTTCATGTTGTCTGCTATGCGGAACGCCCTGAGCAACTCTCCTCTGAAATGACGGAACAGGACGTAACCGTTGGCCTGAACAGAGAGGACGGCTCATTCGGCATTGATCATCTTCCGATTCCCAAAACAGATTTTATCGCCAATACGGTCTTTCTCGGGCAACGCCCCCTGACGGAAAATGATTTTGCAGGCTATCGAATATATGTTGATTCGATTTTCGATTGCCTTGATGAACAAGCGCCTGACTGGCTAAAAAAGGCTGGTTCGTATGCAGCCTGGCGTTACGACCATAATGCCATGGCCGCCCTTGTTGATCGCTATCTTATCGGGGTTGATCTACTCAGAGACAGCAAAAAATCCCTGTACTGGCTGAATCGACTTGTCCATGCGGAAAAAGGGCTTGTCCAACCCGGAGAATCCATTACAGAAGAACAACAGATCCTCACCGGCGGCATCTATGCCTGCCCGCAAGAGGACGAACGATACCGTATCTGTAAAGTCGTGCTCAAAGATAAACACGGAGTGCAGCAGCTCGACTTCCCTTCCCTGCTCGGTCAACTTCCCGAAGAACCGCATCCGATCCAGATAGTTGAGCAGGCATCGGCACGGCGTGCGGGCAAGCCCCCTTCGCTCTCCCATAACTCCCTTGATGCCTCGGGTTTTCTCGCGCAATCGCCTCTTTTCCTCGGTCTCTTGCCCGTAACTATTGATGAGCTCCACTGCTACCGAGCTCATCTTCGAAAAATGTTCGACGGGGCAGAGTTCCGGGAAAACGCCTGGGAATGCCTCCAGAAAAGGGCTGCTGAAGGCGAGATACAGGCACAAATGGATGTGGCGTATCGTTATATCGACGGCGATTCTCTCTGGGAGGTCAAACGAAATATCCCTGAAGCTATTCACTATTTTTCAGAAGCAGCTAATCAAGGCCACGGTCTTGCAGCCTATACTTTGGCACTTCTTTTTCAACAGGGCGAAGAAGAGATCCCGCCTGATCCAAAGCTAGGCCTTGAATGGCTCACTTACTCGGCACAACTTAACTACGGTTTAGCCCAGCTCCATACTGCGGACTGTTATCGCCAGGGCAGAGGCTGCACCGCCAATCCTGCCCTTGCTCATGCCTGGTATTCTTTGGCTGTTGCCGCAGAGAACGACCTGCCGGAAGACGCAAAAAAGAGAGCTAAACAACGCAAAAACGAAATAGAGAGTACCTGCTCCGACGAACAGCTGGCAGAGGCAAAAGAATATTTTCAGCAGTTGCAGGAATCCTCCTGACTTCAACAACCTTAACCTGAACAACACAATGCCTGAAACACCTTTTCC from Candidatus Electrothrix communis encodes the following:
- a CDS encoding transposase, translated to MPRHPRFVLVDHPQHVIIRGNNREPIFSADEDYRFYLEKLQAACEKHTCDVHAYVLMTNHVHLLITPHEKDGISKTMQMIGRYYVQYFNHTYQRTRDIMGRPL
- the zntB gene encoding zinc transporter ZntB → MNDNSGLIFAFALDGSGGGSQLELDGVKKWRPEDGPLWVHLDYTGSAAREWLQNNSGIEPVIVEALTTEETRPRSFVHKGGMLVILRGVNLNPGMDPEDMVSIRFWIDSDRIVTLRHRRLMAINDLCQAVEAGNGPVSSGGFLEDLADRLVLRMGGVISDVDDSVDALEDEVIAEQTYELRQKIANIRRVAISMRRYLAPQRDVMVRLYNEKVDWLNEMERMRLREIADRTTRYVEDLDAIRDRATVMQEELNGRLAEQMNKTMYILSIVAGIFLPLGLLTGLLGINVGGIPGTENHWAFAIFCVLLLIVAIGQVWLFKRKKWI
- a CDS encoding bifunctional acetate--CoA ligase family protein/GNAT family N-acetyltransferase, whose translation is MGKHYLNKLFEPDAVAVFGASDREGAVGSLVFKNMIEGGFKGDVFPINPKHKKVQGRKAFPDLKSIRKPVDLAVITTPAATVPGIIEACGTYGIKDAVVISAGFREVGPQGLKLERAVVENAHRYGMRVMGPNCLGLMRPSTGLNCTFNKGNANEGSIALVSQSGALCTAILDWAAANDIGFSAVVSTGISADIDFGDILDYLVSDPKTKSILLYIEGIHDALSFMSGLRAAARIKPVIALKVGRHASGSKAAMSHTGALVGADDVFDSALRRAGVVRGMRIANLFSAAGTLTYPIKAAGDRLVIITNGGGPGVMATDHLADLDLPLADLSQATMNKLDEILPPTWSKNNPVDIIGDATPERYTQAVEICMQDPGVDGLLVLLTPQAMTDPAGVAKSLVALKTGGKPLLTCWMGEIQVAEGRRILREADIPTFNTPETAVDAFSYLVNYSRNQKLLLETPGPISRDKAPDVEGARLIIESVLGEGRKILSEAESKAVLHAFRIPTASASIVRSPNETLVQAESIGFPIALKINSPDITHKSDAGGVRLGISNAQAARSAYNEMLNEVKKNRPEARIDGVTIEPMLQRPNGRELLVGLVTDPVFGPVITFGAGGISVEVMGDRAVTLPPLNRRLVRDLISRTRVSKLLGAFRHMPEVDIESLEQVLLRVSEIACELPLVKELDINPLIVDEKGAVAVDARIVVDYHTQTADRYSHMAIYPYPAHLVTSRQLPNGTDMVIRPIRPEDAEIEQEFVRNLSEQSKYFRFMQSLAELSPQMLTSFTQIDYNREMALIAVVEQDGKETQIGVARYIINPDGRSCEFAIVISDKWQRQGLAHLLMRHLIDTARSHGLQTMEGDILRNNNEMLRLVAKLGFSISHNRSDADMEHVVLRM
- a CDS encoding tetratricopeptide repeat protein — encoded protein: MSFSKQHGVVKNIKNFLANIFGSPKETVSPAKQNRDEQTASVAGDDKTLLQQERPTRQTASGEQPYSGGDSEDMAQGFLAAGFASSSSTSSTDNDSTGHDQNNARETGKQEEHEATPDSDDLVTGGLYAIQEQEDAPYWLAKLIYAEKHVVHVVCYAERPEQLSSEMTEQDVTVGLNREDGSFGIDHLPIPKTDFIANTVFLGQRPLTENDFAGYRIYVDSIFDCLDEQAPDWLKKAGSYAAWRYDHNAMAALVDRYLIGVDLLRDSKKSLYWLNRLVHAEKGLVQPGESITEEQQILTGGIYACPQEDERYRICKVVLKDKHGVQQLDFPSLLGQLPEEPHPIQIVEQASARRAGKPPSLSHNSLDASGFLAQSPLFLGLLPVTIDELHCYRAHLRKMFDGAEFRENAWECLQKRAAEGEIQAQMDVAYRYIDGDSLWEVKRNIPEAIHYFSEAANQGHGLAAYTLALLFQQGEEEIPPDPKLGLEWLTYSAQLNYGLAQLHTADCYRQGRGCTANPALAHAWYSLAVAAENDLPEDAKKRAKQRKNEIESTCSDEQLAEAKEYFQQLQESS